The DNA window TCGCTCTCGCTCGCTCGCTTCTTGAGCCCCCCGCACGCCCCGCATGCTCTCCGCGTCGACGACCGCCGGCAGCAATGCGGCCGCCTTCGCATTCGTCTCCTCGAGCTCCACATCGGGATCCGAGTCCGCAACGATCCCCGCACCGGTTTGGACGTGCGCCCGGCCGTTCGCTACGACCGCGGTTCGGATCGTGATGCAGAAGTCGAGGTCGCCTGCGAAGGTGCAGTACCCCACGGCGCCCGCGTACGGTCCGCGCGGGGTCGGCTCATGTTCGGCGATCAGTTCCATCGCCCGCCGCTTGGGGGCACCGGTCACGGTACCTGCGGGGAACGTTACCGACAGGGCGTCGAGCGGATGACAGTCGTTTGCGAGCTCGCCTTCCACGGTGCTCACGATGTGCATCACCTTCGAGAAGCGCTCAACGACCATGAGCTCAGTCGGTCGGACGGTCCCCGGCACGCAGACGCGACCGAGGTCATTTCGAGCCAAGTCGACGAGCATCGCGTGTTCCGCGCGCTCCTTCGGGTCCGCGAGAAGCTCGTGCTCGTACAGACGGTCGCGGAGCTCGGTTTCCCCCCGCGGCCGCGTGCCCGCGATCGGTCTGCTCACGACAGTTCGTCCCTCGACGCGCACGAGCGGCTCCGGCGACGAACCCGCGAGCTCCAGTCCGAGCATCCGCACGAAGAACATGTACGGCGCCGGATTCGTTACGCGGAGACGCCGGTACACGGGAAGGCCGCCGCGCGACGAGGTGAAGCTGACGCGACGCGACGGAACGACCTGATAGACGTCGCCCGCGTAGACGTGCTCCTTCATCGTCCGGACGATGTCGCGGAAGTGGTCGTCCGTCATGTTCGCGTCCCCGCCCGAGTCGATGAGTCCGTCGCCGAGCGGCTCGGGGGAAGGAGCTGCAGGCGATGAGACGCGGTTGGAGAGCTCCTCCAGCGCGTCGACGGCGCCGTCGTAGCCGCCGGCCGGAACGTGCGCGACGAGCAGCAGCCGCTGCCGCCAGTGGTCGAACACGATCGCCCGGTCCACGACAAGCAAGCCGATGGGAGGCGCCGGGGTCTCGCCGGGGGGGACGGGATGTCCGTCGACGAGCTGCGCGGCCTCGTAGGAAAGGAAGCCGACGAGTCCACCAGTGAGCGACGGGAGCCCATCGACGCGCGGAGCTCGAAGGCGTGTCGCCAGAGAAACGAGATCGCGGCGAGCGTTGCCGCTCGAACGAACGTCGAAGCCGAGATCGCGGACGACGTCGTGAACGTGGAGGCCGCCTTCATCCAGGACGACGACGGCGGCAGGATCCCCAGCGACGAACGAGTACCGGCCCCACCGCTCGGAACGCTCCACACTCTCGAGCAGGACACCGGGCCCGTCACCCGCGAGTGCAGGGAAGACTCCGACCGGCGTCGAGACGTCGGCGAGCAGCTCTGTCCACACCGGCGCGAGCGCGCCCGCAGATGCGAGGGCGTCGAACGCTTCTCGGTTGGGGAGCACCTTCAGCGCTCGCTCACCTCCTGTCGGGCGGCACCGGAAACGGTGAACCCCGGGACTTCGCCCGGGGCTCTCGTGTGATGCGGATTCGTCGAGCGAGGATGCCGGACGCTAGACCCCCTTGGGCCAGGACCAGACCATCGCTCGAACGCTCATGTGGTGCCGATGGTCGCACCGCCGGGACGAACCCGTCAACGGCGTTGCGTCGTTGCGCCGGTGCCTGGACGCGAAATCGAGTCGTCGGCTAGGGTCACCTGCCTGCCGGGGGAGCCGAGCACGAGCGCCACAGGGACATCGGGACGCACATGAGGACGAGGGCTCCCTTGCTCCTCGCCCTGTTCGTGGTTATCGGCGCAGTGGTCGCCGCGCCCGCCTCCGGAGGTGACCACCACCGTCGGGACCGCCGGGTCGCCGCCCGCGTCATCGGTCGGCCCGTCGATCACGTGGAACCCTCGCCGCTCCATCGATCGTCACTGAGCGATCCGCGAGCGCCTCGACTCGACGCGAAGCTCGCGAGCTTCGCCAGGCCAAGCGTCGAGCCGGCGCAGCACCCCGCAGCGCCGGCCATCGCCACGGGGTTCGACGGGATCGGCGACATCGACGGCAGGACACCCGCGGACCCCACCGGCGCGCTCGGCGACACCTGGTTCTTCACCGCGATCAACGTGTCCTGGGCGCTGTTCGACCGGACGGGCGTACCGGTGCTCGGTCCGGAGTCGCTCGAGAGCATCGATCCCACGCTCGGCGACGGCATCCTGTTCGACCCGAAGGTGATCTACGACCAGTACAACGACACCTTCGTCTTGGTGTTCCTCGAGTTCGGCGTGTCTCCGCAACTGTCACGGATCATCGTGACGACGATCCCCGATGCCACCGCGGCAGACACAACGACGTGGTGCACCACGGTCCTCAAGGGTGATCAGCTGCGGGGAGACGGTGAGCAGTGGGCGGACTACCCAGGTCTCGGGTACACGGTAGACCGCGTTACGGTAACCACCAACCAGTTCGGGTTCGGCCGCAAGGTCCGATTCCGCTACGCGCAGGTCCTCTCGTTCAACAAGGCGGAGCTGTACGACTGCACCGACGGGAACGTCGCAGTAGACGTGATCACCGGGCGTCGGACGCGCAACCCCGACGGCTCTCTGGCGTTCACGCTGCAGCCGGCGCAGACCGTCGGCGCCCTGGGGACCGATCAGTACCTGTTGTCGTTCGAGCCGCGCGGCCGTCGTTCGTTCCACACGATCTGGCGCGTTCGGCCCACGCCGACCGGCGTGATCGTGACGAAGGACAGGATCCCCACGGGTCCCACGCGGCCGCCGTTCGCCGCGCTCCAGGCGGGCGCGCCGAACCCGTTCGATCCCGACTACTGGTGGGACGCCGGCGACTTCCGCCTGGTGAACGCGTTCTACGACGCCGACCGGAACCTGCTGTACGCAGCGCACGCGGTGCGGAAGAACTTCAAGCCGGACATCGGATTCGATGGATACATCGAGGCGGCCGCACGCTGGTACGAGATCGCCCCCGGCGTCGAGCTCGAGAGCGCGGCGATCGTGCGCAGAGGCGTGATCGGAGGACCGGACGTTGAGATCGGCTGGCCCGTCGTCGCGACCGACGTGCTCGGCAACCTGTTCGTGACCTACAACCGCGCGAGCTTCACGTTCGACGAGTTCCTCTCGGCGTGGATCGCGTCCATCCCCCCCGGCTCGACGGAACCATCGGAGCAGGTGCTCGTGGCGGGCGACGACCTGTACAACGCACGCCTGGGGCCGGAGCGATGGGGCGACTTCAACGCGATCGGACGGGACCCGACGCAGGGCGCGGTGGTGTTCGCCATCAACCAGTACGCGACGGCGAACAACGTGTTCCAGCAGAGCGTCCACACCGTTTCAGGGGCCTGACCCCGCCCGAACGTGAGCGGGCTGCGGGCCGGACGCTATCCTTTCCGCCCCATGAGGCTTTCGGCATTCTTCGCGCCTACCCTGCGCGAGGACCCCGCCGAGGCAGAGGTGCCCTCGCATCGCCTCTTGCTCCGCGCCGGGTTCGTCCGCCCCGTCGCCGCCGGCGTCTATACGACGCTGCCACTCGGACTCCGCTCGATGCGCAAGATCGAGCGCATCGTCCGAGAGGAGATGGAAGCCTCGGGTGCCATCGAGCTCCGTATGCCGATCCTGCTCCCCGCGGACCCGTGGAAGGCGACGGGGCGCTACGAGCTCTACGGCGAGACGCTGTTCCGGCTGACC is part of the Actinomycetota bacterium genome and encodes:
- a CDS encoding anthranilate synthase component I family protein produces the protein MLPNREAFDALASAGALAPVWTELLADVSTPVGVFPALAGDGPGVLLESVERSERWGRYSFVAGDPAAVVVLDEGGLHVHDVVRDLGFDVRSSGNARRDLVSLATRLRAPRVDGLPSLTGGLVGFLSYEAAQLVDGHPVPPGETPAPPIGLLVVDRAIVFDHWRQRLLLVAHVPAGGYDGAVDALEELSNRVSSPAAPSPEPLGDGLIDSGGDANMTDDHFRDIVRTMKEHVYAGDVYQVVPSRRVSFTSSRGGLPVYRRLRVTNPAPYMFFVRMLGLELAGSSPEPLVRVEGRTVVSRPIAGTRPRGETELRDRLYEHELLADPKERAEHAMLVDLARNDLGRVCVPGTVRPTELMVVERFSKVMHIVSTVEGELANDCHPLDALSVTFPAGTVTGAPKRRAMELIAEHEPTPRGPYAGAVGYCTFAGDLDFCITIRTAVVANGRAHVQTGAGIVADSDPDVELEETNAKAAALLPAVVDAESMRGVRGAQEASERERASVAPRDEERGT